In a genomic window of Sarcophilus harrisii chromosome 4, mSarHar1.11, whole genome shotgun sequence:
- the SNORC gene encoding protein SNORC, with the protein MAQSRMACLLLFMLSGAFVPAVLTAEYPQGPVPTLWNDPGELPSGVGPFESTTHSHASDATDLPVYTSEYEPEDTTHLHRLDNETGSLGPGAIAAIVIAALLGTSVVLALIVITLRKFSTS; encoded by the exons atggCTCAGTCCAGGATGGCTTGCCTGCTCCTCTTCATGCTGTCAGGAGCCTTTGTCCCTGCTGTTCTCACAG CAGAGTATCCCCAAGGCCCTGTGCCCACCCTGTGGAACGACCCGGGGGAGCTGCCATCGGGAGTGGGCCCCTTCGAAAGCACCACCCACTCCCACGCCTCCGACGCCACAGACCTCCCCGTCTACACCTCCGAGTACGAGCCGGAGGACACCACCCATCTGCACCGGCTGGACAACGAGACTG GGTCCTTGGGCCCCGGAGCCATCGCTGCCATCGTGATCGCCGCCCTGCTGGGCACCTCCGTGGTCCTGGCATTGATCGTCATCACTCTGCGAAAATTCTCCACATcctga